One region of Citrus sinensis cultivar Valencia sweet orange chromosome 6, DVS_A1.0, whole genome shotgun sequence genomic DNA includes:
- the LOC102618922 gene encoding transcription termination factor MTEF1, chloroplastic, with protein sequence MQDSHTLCSTFSHPKLHFPSAHHDFPSLSRPRKLNSHVHFPSLSTKTITPIPSPPIPPKTTQTPSISPPPNSPHSEFQEKMLYLDSIGVDFFSLINDHPPIVSASLNDIKSTVDLITSLDFAAAEFRRIVSMCPEILTSRASDILPVFTFLLREAKVNGSDLKRVISRRPRLLVSAVKTRLRPTLYFLQSMGIAEVNKHTYLLSCSVEDKLIPRLQYFQKIGFSKREATAMFRRFPQLFNYSVKDNYERKLNYFVVGMGRDLKELKEFPQYFSFSLENRIKPRHQACVDKGVCFPLNVLLKTSEAQFHRRLDVCCNSSMPLTKSPLSPIKCRIDSM encoded by the coding sequence ATGCAGGACTCTCACACACTCTGCTCTACATTTTCCcacccaaagctccattttcCCTCCGCCCACCATGATTTTCCCTCACTCTCTCGCCCGAGAAAACTCAACTCCCACGTCCACTTCCCCTCACTTTCTACCAAAACAATCACCCCTATCCCTTCTCCTCCCATACCCCCCAAAACTACACAAACACCCTCCATCTCCCCACCCCCAAATAGTCCCCACTCGGAATTCCAAGAAAAAATGCTCTACCTCGACTCCATCGGTGTTGACTTCTTCTCCTTAATCAACGACCACCCTCCGATCGTCTCCGCATCTCTGAACGACATCAAATCAACCGTTGACTTAATCACCTCCTTGGACTTCGCTGCTGCCGAGTTCCGCCGAATCGTCTCCATGTGCCCAGAAATTTTAACTTCCCGAGCCTCCGACATCCTCCCGGTCTTCACCTTCCTCCTCAGAGAGGCCAAAGTAAACGGCTCTGATTTGAAAAGGGTTATCAGCAGACGGCCCAGATTACTCGTCAGCGCCGTGAAAACCCGACTGCGACCCACTTTGTATTTCCTGCAGAGCATGGGAATCGCCGAGGTAAACAAACACACCTACTTACTCTCCTGTAGCGTCGAAGATAAACTCATTCCTCGATTACAGTATTTCCAAAAAATCGGGTTCTCTAAGAGAGAAGCTACGGCGATGTTTCGCCGATTCCCGCAGCTGTTTAATTATAGTGTTAAGGACAATTACGAGcgaaaattgaattactttgTAGTGGGAATGGGAAGGGATTTGAAAGAGTTGAAGGAATTCCCGCAGTATTTTTCGTTTAGTTTGGAGAATAGGATTAAGCCTAGACACCAAGCTTGTGTAGATAAGGGAGTGTGTTTCCCTCTTAATGTATTGCTAAAGACTAGTGAGGCACAGTTTCATCGTAGATTGGATGTCTGTTGTAATTCTTCCATGCCCTTGACAAAGTCTCCATTGTCGCCTATAAAATGTCGCATTGATTCAATGTAG
- the LOC102617974 gene encoding transcription factor E2FA isoform X3, translated as MSGASRAPYRTAPPPPNPPRSGPIVPPIKRHLAFVTTKPPFVPSDDYHRFSNTRRAADQEPEAIVVRSPQLKRKNGMEDNEVETSEWVGSPGLTNISNGPFHTPVSAKGGRVNNRSKGIKGNRSTPQTPVSNASSPSALTPAGSCRYDSSLGLLTKKFINLIKHAEDGILDLNKAAETLEVQKRRIYDITNVLEGIGLIEKKLKNRIRWKGLDNSIPGEVDADASILQADIDNLSMEELRVDEQTRELRERLRELIENENNRKWLFVTEEDIKNLHCFQNQTLIAIKAPQGTTLEVPDPDEAVDYPQRRYRIILRSTMGPIDVYLVSRFEEKFEETNSVEPPASVPPVSSSDSNENQVKEIINVDRAGNETEAQAQQAHQIYSDLNSSQEVVGGMMKIVPSDVDNDADYWLLSDADVSITDMWKTDSGAEWDGVNMLHAEFGMSDACTPTPQTPPSRITEVPSTDFNPIHR; from the exons ATGTCCGGCGCATCCCGAGCCCCCTACCGAACCGCGCCGCCACCGCCAAATCCGCCTCGTTCGGGGCCGATCGTCCCACCAATAAAGCGCCACCTTGCTTTTGTCACGACTAAGCCGCCTTTTGTTCCTTCCGATGATTACCATCGCTTCTCGAACACTCGCAGAGCCGCCGATCAGGAGCCTGAAGCAATTGTTGTTAGATCTCCT CAATTAAAGAGGAAGAATGGAATGGAAGACAATGAGGTTGAGACCAGTGAGTGGGTTGGCAGTCCTGGATTGACAAACATATCTAACGGTCCCTTCCACACACCTGTATCTGCAAAAGGGGGAAGGGTAAACAATAGGTCAAAGGGAATAAAGGGAAATAGATCGACTCCTCAGACACCAGTGTCGAATGCTA GTTCGCCTTCTGCTCTTACTCCAGCCGGCAGCTGCCGTTATGACAGTTCCTTGG GTCTTCTAACAAAGAAGTTCATTAATCTGATTAAGCATGCTGAAGACGGTATACTTGACCTGAATAAAGCTGCAGAAACTTTAGAG GTGCAAAAGAGGAGAATATACGACATAACAAATGTATTGGAAGGAATTGGTCTGATTGAAAAGAAGCTCAAGAACAGAATACGTTGGAA GGGACTTGATAATTCAATTCCAGGAGAGGTAGATGCCGATGCCTCCATATTACAG GCTGATATTGATAATCTTTCCATGGAAGAGCTCAGAGTAGACGAACAAACAAG GGAACTGAGGGAAAGGTTGAGGGAACTAATTGAAAATGAGAACAATCGGAA GTGGCTTTTTGTGACTGAAGAAGATATCAAGAACCTGCATTGCTTCCAG AATCAGACCCTGATAGCAATCAAAGCTCCACAGGGAACAACTCTTGAAGTCCCTGATCCTGATGAA GCTGTTGATTACCCTCAGAGGAGATACCGCATAATTCTTAGAAGCACAATGGGTCCTATTGATGTATACCTCGTTAG TCGATTTGAAGAGAAGTTTGAGGAGACGAATAGTGTTGAGCCACCTGCAAGCGTTCCACCTGTTTCCAGTTCAGATTCTAATGAAAACCAAGTGAAGGAGATAATCAATGTGGACAGAGCTGGAAATGAAACTGAAGCTCAGGCACAACAGGCTCATCAAATTTACTCTGATCTTAATTCTTCACAGGAGGTTGTTGGTGGAATGATGAAAATTGTTCCTTCAGATGTTGAT AATGATGCTGATTATTGGCTTCTATCAGATGCTGATGTTAGTATCACAGATATGTGGAAGACAGACT CAGGTGCTGAATGGGATGGAGTGAATATGTTGCATGCTGAATTTGGAATGTCAGATGCCTGTACCCCAACGCCACAAACTCCCCCATCTAGGATAACAGAAGTTCCATCTACTGACTTTAACCCTATTCACAGATGA
- the LOC102617974 gene encoding transcription factor E2FA isoform X1, with amino-acid sequence MSGASRAPYRTAPPPPNPPRSGPIVPPIKRHLAFVTTKPPFVPSDDYHRFSNTRRAADQEPEAIVVRSPQLKRKNGMEDNEVETSEWVGSPGLTNISNGPFHTPVSAKGGRVNNRSKGIKGNRSTPQTPVSNASEKISYHLGSPSALTPAGSCRYDSSLGLLTKKFINLIKHAEDGILDLNKAAETLEVQKRRIYDITNVLEGIGLIEKKLKNRIRWKGLDNSIPGEVDADASILQADIDNLSMEELRVDEQTRELRERLRELIENENNRKWLFVTEEDIKNLHCFQNQTLIAIKAPQGTTLEVPDPDEAVDYPQRRYRIILRSTMGPIDVYLVSRFEEKFEETNSVEPPASVPPVSSSDSNENQVKEIINVDRAGNETEAQAQQAHQIYSDLNSSQEVVGGMMKIVPSDVDNDADYWLLSDADVSITDMWKTDSGAEWDGVNMLHAEFGMSDACTPTPQTPPSRITEVPSTDFNPIHR; translated from the exons ATGTCCGGCGCATCCCGAGCCCCCTACCGAACCGCGCCGCCACCGCCAAATCCGCCTCGTTCGGGGCCGATCGTCCCACCAATAAAGCGCCACCTTGCTTTTGTCACGACTAAGCCGCCTTTTGTTCCTTCCGATGATTACCATCGCTTCTCGAACACTCGCAGAGCCGCCGATCAGGAGCCTGAAGCAATTGTTGTTAGATCTCCT CAATTAAAGAGGAAGAATGGAATGGAAGACAATGAGGTTGAGACCAGTGAGTGGGTTGGCAGTCCTGGATTGACAAACATATCTAACGGTCCCTTCCACACACCTGTATCTGCAAAAGGGGGAAGGGTAAACAATAGGTCAAAGGGAATAAAGGGAAATAGATCGACTCCTCAGACACCAGTGTCGAATGCTAGTGAGaaaatttcttatcatttaG GTTCGCCTTCTGCTCTTACTCCAGCCGGCAGCTGCCGTTATGACAGTTCCTTGG GTCTTCTAACAAAGAAGTTCATTAATCTGATTAAGCATGCTGAAGACGGTATACTTGACCTGAATAAAGCTGCAGAAACTTTAGAG GTGCAAAAGAGGAGAATATACGACATAACAAATGTATTGGAAGGAATTGGTCTGATTGAAAAGAAGCTCAAGAACAGAATACGTTGGAA GGGACTTGATAATTCAATTCCAGGAGAGGTAGATGCCGATGCCTCCATATTACAG GCTGATATTGATAATCTTTCCATGGAAGAGCTCAGAGTAGACGAACAAACAAG GGAACTGAGGGAAAGGTTGAGGGAACTAATTGAAAATGAGAACAATCGGAA GTGGCTTTTTGTGACTGAAGAAGATATCAAGAACCTGCATTGCTTCCAG AATCAGACCCTGATAGCAATCAAAGCTCCACAGGGAACAACTCTTGAAGTCCCTGATCCTGATGAA GCTGTTGATTACCCTCAGAGGAGATACCGCATAATTCTTAGAAGCACAATGGGTCCTATTGATGTATACCTCGTTAG TCGATTTGAAGAGAAGTTTGAGGAGACGAATAGTGTTGAGCCACCTGCAAGCGTTCCACCTGTTTCCAGTTCAGATTCTAATGAAAACCAAGTGAAGGAGATAATCAATGTGGACAGAGCTGGAAATGAAACTGAAGCTCAGGCACAACAGGCTCATCAAATTTACTCTGATCTTAATTCTTCACAGGAGGTTGTTGGTGGAATGATGAAAATTGTTCCTTCAGATGTTGAT AATGATGCTGATTATTGGCTTCTATCAGATGCTGATGTTAGTATCACAGATATGTGGAAGACAGACT CAGGTGCTGAATGGGATGGAGTGAATATGTTGCATGCTGAATTTGGAATGTCAGATGCCTGTACCCCAACGCCACAAACTCCCCCATCTAGGATAACAGAAGTTCCATCTACTGACTTTAACCCTATTCACAGATGA
- the LOC102617974 gene encoding transcription factor E2FA isoform X2: MSGASRAPYRTAPPPPNPPRSGPIVPPIKRHLAFVTTKPPFVPSDDYHRFSNTRRAADQEPEAIVVRSPQLKRKNGMEDNEVETSEWVGSPGLTNISNGPFHTPVSAKGGRVNNRSKGIKGNRSTPQTPVSNASEKISYHLGSPSALTPAGSCRYDSSLGLLTKKFINLIKHAEDGILDLNKAAETLEVQKRRIYDITNVLEGIGLIEKKLKNRIRWKGLDNSIPGEVDADASILQADIDNLSMEELRVDEQTRELRERLRELIENENNRKWLFVTEEDIKNLHCFQNQTLIAIKAPQGTTLEVPDPDEAVDYPQRRYRIILRSTMGPIDVYLVSRFEEKFEETNSVEPPASVPPVSSSDSNENQVKEIINVDRAGNETEAQAQQAHQIYSDLNSSQEVVGGMMKIVPSDVDNDADYWLLSDADVSITDMWKTDCAEWDGVNMLHAEFGMSDACTPTPQTPPSRITEVPSTDFNPIHR; encoded by the exons ATGTCCGGCGCATCCCGAGCCCCCTACCGAACCGCGCCGCCACCGCCAAATCCGCCTCGTTCGGGGCCGATCGTCCCACCAATAAAGCGCCACCTTGCTTTTGTCACGACTAAGCCGCCTTTTGTTCCTTCCGATGATTACCATCGCTTCTCGAACACTCGCAGAGCCGCCGATCAGGAGCCTGAAGCAATTGTTGTTAGATCTCCT CAATTAAAGAGGAAGAATGGAATGGAAGACAATGAGGTTGAGACCAGTGAGTGGGTTGGCAGTCCTGGATTGACAAACATATCTAACGGTCCCTTCCACACACCTGTATCTGCAAAAGGGGGAAGGGTAAACAATAGGTCAAAGGGAATAAAGGGAAATAGATCGACTCCTCAGACACCAGTGTCGAATGCTAGTGAGaaaatttcttatcatttaG GTTCGCCTTCTGCTCTTACTCCAGCCGGCAGCTGCCGTTATGACAGTTCCTTGG GTCTTCTAACAAAGAAGTTCATTAATCTGATTAAGCATGCTGAAGACGGTATACTTGACCTGAATAAAGCTGCAGAAACTTTAGAG GTGCAAAAGAGGAGAATATACGACATAACAAATGTATTGGAAGGAATTGGTCTGATTGAAAAGAAGCTCAAGAACAGAATACGTTGGAA GGGACTTGATAATTCAATTCCAGGAGAGGTAGATGCCGATGCCTCCATATTACAG GCTGATATTGATAATCTTTCCATGGAAGAGCTCAGAGTAGACGAACAAACAAG GGAACTGAGGGAAAGGTTGAGGGAACTAATTGAAAATGAGAACAATCGGAA GTGGCTTTTTGTGACTGAAGAAGATATCAAGAACCTGCATTGCTTCCAG AATCAGACCCTGATAGCAATCAAAGCTCCACAGGGAACAACTCTTGAAGTCCCTGATCCTGATGAA GCTGTTGATTACCCTCAGAGGAGATACCGCATAATTCTTAGAAGCACAATGGGTCCTATTGATGTATACCTCGTTAG TCGATTTGAAGAGAAGTTTGAGGAGACGAATAGTGTTGAGCCACCTGCAAGCGTTCCACCTGTTTCCAGTTCAGATTCTAATGAAAACCAAGTGAAGGAGATAATCAATGTGGACAGAGCTGGAAATGAAACTGAAGCTCAGGCACAACAGGCTCATCAAATTTACTCTGATCTTAATTCTTCACAGGAGGTTGTTGGTGGAATGATGAAAATTGTTCCTTCAGATGTTGAT AATGATGCTGATTATTGGCTTCTATCAGATGCTGATGTTAGTATCACAGATATGTGGAAGACAGACT GTGCTGAATGGGATGGAGTGAATATGTTGCATGCTGAATTTGGAATGTCAGATGCCTGTACCCCAACGCCACAAACTCCCCCATCTAGGATAACAGAAGTTCCATCTACTGACTTTAACCCTATTCACAGATGA
- the LOC102616801 gene encoding putative HVA22-like protein g has translation MLGDFITRCLILVFGYAYPAFECYKIVEKNRVEIDQLRFWCKYWILVAMLTVLERFLDAIASWFPMYGELKLAFFIYLWSPKTQGTGFVYQSVLRPYVSKHETDIDRRILELRARLWDLAIYYWQNCAELSQEKFFDIIKFLAGQSARFSNAPAHENQKHNGEKQHAPSAPPPPENGFNSPRTPKPGKSKFGFASPRSSTINRAVSEPTKSNLAQVNMRVTSEPGSPEDGYIPDSPTTPGTPNESLLQARQRLRRQKPQH, from the exons ATGTTGGGAGATTTCATCACTAGATGCCTTAT ATTGGTTTTTGGTTACGCATATCCAGCGTTTGAATGCTATAAAATTGTGGAGAAGAACAGGGTTGAGATAGACCAACTCAGGTTCTGGTGCAAATATTG GATCCTTGTGGCAATGTTGACAGTTCTTGAGAGGTTTCTTGATGCAATTGCTTCATG GTTTCCGATGTATGGCGAGCTGAAACTGGCATTTTTCATCTACTTGTGGTCTCCAAAGACACAG GGAACTGGGTTTGTTTATCAAAGTGTGTTGAGGCCTTACGTGTCGAAGCACGAAACAGACATTGATAGAAGGATTCTGGAATTGAGAGCAAGACTGTGGGATCTGGCTATTTACTATTGGCAAAATTGCGCAGAACTGAGTCAAGAGAAATTCTTTGACATAATCAAGTTCTTGGCTGGCCAATCTGCTAGGTTCTCTAACGCCCCTGCCCATGAg AATCAGAAACACAACGGTGAGAAGCAGCATGCACCGAGCGCGCCGCCGCCACCGGAAAACGGGTTTAACTCACCCAGAACGCCAAAACCGGGCAAGTCCAAATTCGGATTCGCATCCCCGCGGTCCAGCACAATCAACCGGGCCGTGTCGGAGCCGACGAAATCCAATCTCGCGCAAGTCAACATGCGGGTCACATCGGAACCCGGTTCCCCCGAAGACGGTTACATCCCAGACTCGCCCACCACGCCAGGCACGCCCAACGAAAGTCTACTCCAAGCTCGCCAAAGGCTCCGGCGTCAGAAACCACAGCACTAG